Proteins encoded in a region of the Sulfurimonas marina genome:
- the miaB gene encoding tRNA (N6-isopentenyl adenosine(37)-C2)-methylthiotransferase MiaB, translating into MSKKLFIETLGCAMNTRDSEHMIAQLKEREGYDTTTDLKEADLILINTCSVREKPVQKLFSELGAFNKKKKEGAKIGVCGCTASHLGDEIIKRAPYVSFVLGARNVSKISEVLHKDKAVEIDINYDESEFAFDDFRTSPYKAYINISIGCDKKCTFCIVPKTRGEEISIPDELIIQEAQKAVDTGAKEIFLLGQNVNNYGRRFSDSEHEKVNFTKLLRRLSKIEGLERIRFTSPHPFHMDDEFIEEFASNPKICKSMHMPLQSGSTKVLKDMKRGYTKEWFLNRVEKLRKECPDVSISTDIIVAFPGESEEDFEDTLDVMKQVEFDQIFSFKYSARPHTEAEHFTNVVDEEIGSARLSHLQSMQTEIIDKNMQKHLGKTYEVYFEDLNRDNYVSGRTNANLVVKVKGSEELLGKFKNVKITQIGRTICTGEIVE; encoded by the coding sequence ATGAGTAAAAAGTTATTTATTGAAACATTAGGTTGTGCGATGAATACTCGTGATTCAGAGCATATGATAGCGCAGCTTAAAGAGCGTGAAGGGTATGATACAACGACAGATCTTAAAGAGGCTGACCTAATTTTAATAAATACATGTTCAGTACGTGAAAAGCCTGTACAAAAACTTTTCTCGGAACTGGGTGCTTTTAACAAAAAGAAAAAAGAGGGAGCAAAAATAGGTGTTTGCGGCTGTACAGCTTCACACCTCGGTGATGAGATCATTAAACGTGCTCCTTATGTAAGTTTTGTTCTGGGTGCTAGAAACGTTTCTAAAATCTCTGAAGTGCTTCACAAGGATAAAGCAGTTGAGATCGACATCAACTACGATGAGAGTGAATTTGCTTTTGACGATTTTCGTACATCTCCGTATAAAGCTTACATAAACATCTCGATCGGATGTGACAAAAAATGTACATTTTGTATCGTTCCAAAAACTCGCGGTGAAGAGATCTCCATCCCCGATGAGCTAATTATCCAAGAGGCACAAAAAGCTGTTGATACAGGTGCAAAAGAGATCTTCTTACTTGGACAAAATGTTAACAACTACGGTAGAAGATTTTCAGACTCTGAACATGAAAAAGTAAACTTTACGAAACTTTTACGCCGACTTTCAAAAATAGAAGGCTTAGAGCGTATCCGTTTTACTTCACCGCACCCATTTCATATGGATGATGAGTTTATCGAAGAGTTTGCTTCAAACCCTAAGATCTGTAAATCTATGCATATGCCGCTTCAATCAGGTTCAACAAAAGTACTAAAAGATATGAAACGCGGATACACGAAAGAGTGGTTTTTAAACAGAGTTGAAAAACTGCGCAAAGAGTGTCCTGATGTGAGTATCTCCACAGATATCATCGTTGCTTTCCCTGGTGAGAGTGAAGAGGATTTTGAAGATACATTAGATGTTATGAAACAGGTGGAGTTTGATCAGATCTTCAGCTTTAAATATTCAGCTCGTCCACACACCGAAGCGGAACACTTTACAAATGTAGTTGATGAAGAGATAGGTTCTGCTAGACTTTCTCATCTTCAATCAATGCAAACAGAGATAATAGATAAAAATATGCAGAAACATCTAGGTAAAACGTATGAGGTTTACTTTGAAGACCTTAACCGTGACAACTATGTTTCAGGTCGAACAAATGCTAACCTTGTTGTTAAGGTAAAAGGTTCAGAAGAGCTTTTAGGAAAATTTAAAAACGTTAAAATTACACAGATTGGACGTACAATCTGTACGGGGGAGATAGTTGAGTAA
- a CDS encoding tyrosine-type recombinase/integrase: protein MKKSIDEYKEKFLEHLKNYKGYSDLTIKTYKEALDEALGIIEVVEEKDHLLFNLMPYRIHISSLQSKTISKKLSAIRSFSEYLGELQIKVTLKADESVKVAKTLPKPIAHKHIIEALQQADLHEKTIITILYTMGLRISELANLKLEDISDQWIRVIGKGNKQRDIPIIESTKKILEEYLRDFSPKKFLFEKNGEKLSENSLRYIINKVFARISLKVTPHQLRHSYATSLLNGGAPIVDVSELLGHSSMATTQIYTKLGSALKKQNYDKAHPLCGVSS from the coding sequence TTGAAAAAGTCGATAGATGAGTATAAAGAAAAGTTTTTAGAACATCTAAAAAACTACAAGGGCTACTCAGACCTAACTATAAAAACCTATAAAGAGGCTTTGGATGAAGCCCTTGGTATTATAGAGGTTGTTGAGGAAAAAGATCATCTTCTCTTTAACCTTATGCCCTATCGCATCCATATCTCCTCCCTACAATCTAAAACAATCAGTAAAAAATTGAGTGCCATTAGAAGCTTTAGCGAGTATCTCGGTGAGCTGCAAATCAAAGTAACTCTCAAAGCTGATGAGAGTGTAAAAGTTGCTAAAACACTCCCTAAACCGATTGCACATAAACATATTATTGAAGCTCTGCAACAAGCCGATCTGCATGAAAAAACCATTATAACTATTCTTTATACTATGGGGCTTCGTATATCTGAACTAGCAAACCTGAAACTAGAAGATATATCTGATCAGTGGATACGGGTTATCGGGAAGGGAAACAAACAAAGAGATATCCCTATAATAGAGTCAACAAAAAAAATCCTAGAGGAATATTTACGAGATTTTTCGCCAAAAAAATTTCTTTTTGAGAAAAATGGCGAAAAATTAAGCGAAAATAGTCTAAGATATATCATAAATAAAGTTTTTGCTAGAATTTCATTAAAAGTAACACCTCATCAACTGCGCCACTCGTATGCAACATCTCTTTTAAACGGTGGAGCTCCTATTGTTGATGTAAGTGAACTTTTAGGACATTCTTCGATGGCAACAACGCAAATCTATACGAAATTAGGTAGTGCCTTGAAAAAACAAAACTATGACAAAGCACATCCGTTATGTGGGGTTAGTTCTTAG
- a CDS encoding lysophospholipid acyltransferase family protein — protein sequence MSKKLSRFLALVFIPLLGSLLIRFLYRTNKKIYHSPESISGDPIIFACWHGELLMLPYLYSHYRKKPHAKVLISPHFDGKLISKTISYFGLGTLAGSSDKSPAKVLIQAIKTLKEGYDIGITPDGPKGPRHEVADGIIVMAQKAKAKIVLVEIKPTKYWQFNSWDRFTVPKPFGTIHYYSTQEIDISGMELEAARALIKEGLLKHEH from the coding sequence TTGAGTAAAAAACTATCTCGCTTTTTAGCGCTTGTATTTATTCCGCTTCTAGGATCGCTTCTGATCCGTTTTTTATACCGAACAAATAAAAAAATATACCACTCTCCCGAATCAATTTCTGGGGACCCTATTATATTTGCATGTTGGCACGGAGAGCTTTTAATGCTTCCATATCTTTACAGCCATTATAGAAAAAAACCTCATGCTAAAGTTTTAATCTCACCCCACTTTGATGGAAAACTGATCTCTAAAACGATCTCATACTTTGGGCTAGGTACGCTTGCAGGTTCGAGCGATAAATCTCCTGCAAAAGTACTGATACAAGCGATTAAAACTTTAAAAGAGGGGTATGACATAGGTATAACACCTGACGGTCCTAAGGGGCCTCGCCATGAAGTAGCAGATGGTATAATAGTTATGGCACAAAAAGCAAAAGCGAAAATAGTGCTTGTAGAGATCAAACCTACAAAGTACTGGCAGTTTAATTCTTGGGACCGCTTTACAGTTCCAAAACCTTTTGGTACAATACATTACTACTCCACACAAGAGATAGATATAAGTGGGATGGAACTTGAAGCTGCAAGAGCTCTAATAAAAGAAGGTTTACTTAAACATGAACATTAA
- a CDS encoding HP0268 family nuclease: protein MDLKLVRMELDAKPKKIDLAKIESLVEKEKSVILYFDRENSHKDLLALQDHFEAEGKSFYMNEVKYALSDNDYMYQVHIMA, encoded by the coding sequence ATGGATTTAAAGCTTGTAAGAATGGAGCTAGACGCTAAACCTAAGAAAATTGACTTAGCAAAAATCGAATCTTTAGTTGAAAAAGAGAAAAGTGTAATTCTTTATTTTGACAGAGAAAACTCACACAAAGATCTTTTAGCATTACAAGATCACTTTGAAGCTGAAGGAAAAAGCTTCTACATGAATGAAGTAAAATACGCATTAAGCGATAACGATTACATGTACCAAGTACATATAATGGCGTAA
- the nusA gene encoding transcription termination factor NusA gives MEKILDIAEAIANEKGLQPEKVLEALKTAFVQTAKRVINPNFAFEAQVDEINKKIKIIQTITVVADDDEKLQDEETAPAYMAISDARSYDDQVELGDQLQEEHDLEDYGRTAASQLHREIEYHIQRMVEDEVFSKYKSKVGTIVNGRVTRVDSNNATYIEVDEIRAVLPMKSRIKGEVFKVGDVLKAVVRRVNMDKENGIQIELSRTSPKFLEALLELEVPEIEDGSVVIEKSARIPGERAKIAIYSTHPQVDAVGATVGVKGVRINSVSEELIGENIDCIEYTNIPELFISRAMSPAIISHVEIQQDEEGKNVKAVVTLPSDQKSKAIGKSGINIRLASMLCGMDIELVENDSMTPENAAVEQEEEKDGVDALEALFN, from the coding sequence GTGGAAAAAATATTAGATATCGCAGAAGCTATTGCAAATGAAAAAGGTTTGCAACCGGAAAAAGTTTTAGAAGCGTTAAAAACAGCTTTTGTACAAACTGCAAAGAGAGTAATCAATCCAAATTTTGCTTTTGAAGCACAAGTAGATGAGATCAATAAAAAAATAAAAATTATTCAAACAATTACAGTCGTAGCAGACGATGATGAAAAATTACAAGATGAAGAGACTGCACCTGCATACATGGCAATCAGTGATGCAAGAAGTTACGATGATCAAGTAGAACTTGGAGACCAACTTCAAGAGGAACACGATCTGGAAGATTACGGCAGAACTGCTGCTTCACAACTTCACCGTGAAATTGAATACCATATCCAAAGAATGGTAGAGGATGAAGTATTTAGTAAATACAAATCAAAAGTGGGAACTATTGTAAACGGTCGTGTGACACGTGTGGATTCAAACAACGCAACATATATCGAAGTAGATGAGATCCGTGCCGTACTTCCTATGAAAAGCCGTATTAAAGGTGAAGTATTTAAAGTTGGTGATGTACTAAAAGCTGTAGTTCGTCGTGTAAATATGGATAAAGAAAACGGTATCCAAATTGAACTTTCACGTACATCTCCAAAATTCCTAGAAGCACTTTTAGAGCTTGAAGTACCTGAGATTGAAGATGGTAGTGTTGTTATTGAAAAATCTGCTCGTATCCCTGGGGAGAGAGCAAAAATTGCTATCTACTCTACACATCCGCAAGTTGATGCAGTTGGTGCTACTGTTGGTGTAAAAGGGGTACGTATCAACTCTGTAAGTGAAGAGCTTATCGGTGAAAATATCGACTGTATCGAGTATACGAATATTCCTGAGCTTTTTATCTCTCGTGCAATGAGCCCTGCTATTATCTCTCATGTTGAAATTCAACAAGATGAAGAGGGAAAAAATGTAAAAGCTGTTGTAACTCTTCCAAGTGATCAAAAATCTAAAGCGATTGGAAAAAGCGGTATAAACATCCGTCTTGCTTCTATGTTATGTGGTATGGATATTGAACTTGTTGAAAACGACTCTATGACTCCGGAAAAC
- the tilS gene encoding tRNA lysidine(34) synthetase TilS → MLLQTTKELLQDSKNLLAFSAGGDSTALLFLLLENNIKFDIAIVDYGVRKQSKDELIYAKVLAEKYGFTCHEKTASKITKNFEAEARSLRYGFFEELIEEYEYEYLLTAHHLGDRLEWFLMQLCKGAGCVELSGMKRVENRENYNLVRPLLHLDKQELLEYLNSKEIKYFEDETNSDERFQRNYFRHNFSEPLLQKYKSGIEKSFSYIDQDIDSLIEEIELKVVNQLAYFESKDRRTNLVHIDKYLKSCGELITANEKQELLKNESVVIGRKYIVTQDSENVFIAPYIQAVGLDKELKEKFRLLRVPVKLRGYLASDFEAVEFVSLLLE, encoded by the coding sequence ATGCTCCTTCAAACAACTAAAGAGCTTTTACAAGACTCTAAAAACCTTCTGGCATTTTCTGCCGGAGGGGATTCTACCGCACTCCTATTTCTCCTTTTAGAAAATAATATTAAATTTGATATCGCTATTGTTGATTACGGTGTACGTAAGCAGAGTAAAGATGAACTCATTTATGCAAAAGTATTGGCAGAGAAGTATGGATTTACTTGTCATGAAAAAACAGCTTCAAAAATTACGAAAAACTTTGAAGCTGAAGCTCGATCACTGCGATACGGTTTTTTTGAAGAGCTGATTGAAGAATATGAATATGAATACCTTTTAACTGCACACCATTTGGGTGATAGACTGGAGTGGTTTTTAATGCAGTTATGTAAAGGTGCAGGGTGTGTTGAACTCTCAGGGATGAAAAGAGTTGAGAATAGAGAGAACTATAATCTTGTACGGCCATTACTTCATCTAGATAAGCAGGAATTACTTGAATATCTCAATTCTAAAGAGATTAAATATTTTGAAGATGAAACAAACAGTGATGAGCGTTTTCAGAGAAACTATTTTCGTCATAATTTCTCTGAGCCGCTTCTGCAAAAATATAAAAGCGGGATAGAAAAAAGTTTTAGCTATATAGATCAGGATATAGACTCTCTGATAGAAGAGATTGAACTGAAAGTGGTAAATCAGCTGGCGTATTTTGAATCGAAAGATAGAAGAACAAACCTTGTACATATAGACAAATATTTAAAATCTTGCGGAGAGTTGATAACGGCAAATGAAAAACAAGAGCTTTTAAAAAATGAGAGTGTAGTGATAGGGCGAAAATATATCGTCACACAAGATAGTGAAAATGTATTTATAGCACCTTATATTCAAGCAGTAGGCTTGGATAAAGAGCTAAAAGAGAAGTTCCGTTTACTGAGAGTACCTGTGAAGCTTCGAGGCTATTTAGCTTCAGATTTTGAGGCAGTAGAGTTTGTATCGTTATTGTTAGAGTAA
- a CDS encoding NAD(P)/FAD-dependent oxidoreductase: MKNYDVLILGAGASGLMCGANLSKNLSVAIVEGNDKAAKKLKISGGGKCNITNVSVKPSNFDGDKELIKQVFKKFNKEKLLRFLDRNHIDLEVRKERYYFCKHSAQDIINLLLQLNEQHHFYLNHKIISLTKEDDLFVLKTDKQHIKAKNVVVATGGKSFANLGASDIGLEIAKSFKLEVKEFTPALVGLTVQPKEAWMKELSGLSTYVNIKVGDKLLKEELLFTHKGLSGPAVLSASLYWNKGDISVNFLPEEKKENLPKRLSNIMKDKSLTNYKFSPAGNYGFTKAEVSRGGVLANELDFKTLESKKVKGLYFIGEVVDVTGELGGYNFQWAFSSAYFCAKCIKVS, translated from the coding sequence ATGAAAAACTACGATGTACTTATTTTAGGGGCTGGCGCTTCGGGACTTATGTGTGGAGCCAACCTTTCTAAAAATCTCTCCGTTGCCATTGTTGAAGGAAATGACAAAGCTGCAAAAAAGCTCAAAATTTCCGGTGGTGGGAAATGTAACATTACAAATGTTAGTGTCAAACCAAGCAATTTTGACGGTGACAAAGAGCTGATCAAACAGGTTTTTAAAAAATTCAATAAAGAGAAACTGCTTCGTTTTCTAGATCGTAATCATATTGACCTTGAAGTACGTAAAGAGCGTTACTATTTTTGTAAACATTCTGCACAAGATATCATCAACCTGTTATTACAACTAAATGAGCAACACCACTTTTATCTCAATCATAAAATTATATCTCTAACAAAAGAGGATGATCTTTTTGTACTCAAAACAGATAAACAGCATATAAAAGCCAAAAATGTAGTTGTAGCCACGGGTGGGAAAAGTTTTGCAAACCTCGGTGCAAGCGATATCGGTCTGGAGATTGCTAAAAGTTTTAAGCTTGAAGTAAAAGAGTTCACCCCTGCCCTAGTCGGACTTACTGTGCAACCAAAAGAGGCATGGATGAAAGAGTTAAGTGGTCTGAGTACCTATGTAAATATAAAGGTTGGAGACAAACTTCTCAAAGAGGAACTTCTTTTTACCCATAAAGGACTCAGCGGCCCAGCCGTCTTATCGGCTTCTTTGTATTGGAATAAAGGCGACATTAGCGTTAATTTTCTCCCTGAGGAGAAAAAAGAAAATCTTCCAAAACGCTTGAGTAATATAATGAAAGACAAATCCCTTACAAACTACAAATTTTCTCCTGCAGGCAACTATGGTTTTACAAAAGCGGAAGTTTCTCGAGGCGGTGTTCTTGCAAATGAGTTAGATTTTAAAACTTTAGAGTCAAAAAAGGTAAAAGGGCTTTACTTTATAGGTGAAGTTGTCGATGTTACTGGGGAACTTGGTGGTTATAATTTTCAATGGGCTTTCTCCAGTGCTTATTTTTGTGCCAAATGCATAAAAGTATCATAG
- the rimO gene encoding 30S ribosomal protein S12 methylthiotransferase RimO produces the protein MANKLHIVSLGCTKNLVDTEVMMGRLKNFELTDNNEDADVIIVNTCGFIDAAKEESINTVLSLDEARKDDSVLVMAGCLSERYQEELQEQIPEVDIFTGVGDYDKIDELLAEKKSRFSDEVYLIDGAERVVTGSSYHAYVKLSEGCNQQCSFCAIPSFKGKLNSRELDSIAKEVESLVAQGYWDFSFVSQDSSSYLRDKNVKDGLSLLIERIELIEGVKSARILYLYPSTTSLNLLKRIEKSEVFHNYFDMPIQHINDDMLRIMKRGFGKEKTLELLNYMRNMPNSFVRTSFIVGHPGETQEMFDEMCEFAKSFGFDRVNVFAYSDEETTSAYDMADKIDDETIAKRAEILGEIVKEVTLESLEAEIGKEVDIVIDGESDEHEYLLSARELLWDRDIDGEIFVNDRTDEDAEIVFGKPYKAKITGIAGDILMATVDNAPSNN, from the coding sequence ATGGCAAACAAACTACATATAGTCTCACTAGGATGTACAAAAAATCTTGTAGATACTGAAGTTATGATGGGACGACTCAAAAATTTTGAATTAACAGACAACAATGAAGATGCAGATGTGATCATTGTAAACACATGTGGATTCATCGATGCTGCAAAAGAAGAGTCTATAAATACGGTTCTCTCTTTAGATGAAGCGAGAAAAGATGATTCTGTTTTAGTTATGGCTGGATGTTTAAGTGAAAGATATCAAGAGGAGCTTCAAGAACAGATTCCTGAAGTTGATATTTTTACAGGTGTTGGTGACTACGATAAGATTGATGAGCTTTTAGCAGAGAAAAAAAGCAGATTTAGTGATGAAGTATATCTTATTGACGGAGCTGAAAGAGTAGTTACAGGTTCATCATATCATGCATATGTGAAGTTGAGTGAAGGGTGTAACCAACAGTGTTCATTTTGTGCTATTCCAAGTTTCAAAGGAAAATTAAACTCTCGCGAGCTTGATTCGATCGCAAAAGAGGTAGAATCTTTAGTCGCACAAGGGTACTGGGATTTTTCATTTGTGTCTCAAGATTCAAGTTCATACTTAAGGGATAAAAATGTAAAAGATGGACTTTCACTTCTGATTGAGAGAATTGAGCTGATCGAAGGTGTAAAGTCTGCAAGAATCCTTTATCTATACCCATCAACTACATCGCTTAATTTACTCAAACGTATTGAGAAAAGTGAAGTATTCCATAACTATTTCGATATGCCGATCCAACATATAAACGATGATATGTTACGTATTATGAAGCGTGGGTTCGGCAAAGAGAAAACTTTAGAGTTATTAAACTATATGAGAAATATGCCAAACTCTTTTGTAAGAACAAGTTTTATCGTGGGGCATCCTGGGGAGACACAGGAGATGTTTGATGAGATGTGTGAATTTGCCAAAAGTTTTGGCTTCGATCGTGTGAATGTTTTTGCATACTCTGATGAAGAGACAACATCTGCTTATGATATGGCAGATAAGATCGATGATGAGACTATTGCAAAACGTGCCGAGATTTTGGGTGAAATTGTTAAAGAAGTTACACTTGAATCACTTGAGGCTGAAATCGGTAAAGAGGTTGATATCGTTATTGACGGCGAGAGTGACGAACATGAGTATCTTTTAAGTGCCAGAGAACTACTTTGGGACAGAGATATTGACGGTGAGATCTTTGTTAATGACAGAACAGATGAGGATGCCGAGATTGTTTTCGGGAAACCTTATAAAGCTAAAATTACTGGAATTGCCGGTGATATTCTAATGGCAACAGTGGACAATGCTCCTTCAAACAACTAA